In Micromonospora ferruginea, the sequence GATCGACGCCTCCACGAAGGACTCGGTGCGGGGGCGGAGCGTCGGGGGGCCGGTGGACCGCCGGGCGGGCACGGTCTCCGGGTCGGCGCCGCTCATCTTCTCGACCAGCGCCGGGGTGGAGAGTGGGCGCAGCCGGGCCTGCCAGGCGTCGCCGGTGCTGCCCGGGCCGGACAGCCACGCGGTGGTGAACCGCTGGGCGACCTGCTCCGGCGTGGGCTCGCCCGAGCGGGTCCTCGGGGTGACCGCGGCCGGCGGGCTGGACAGCACCCCGTCCTCGCCGGCCTCCGGATCCACCGTGCTGATCGGCTGGGTGGGGCGGACGGCCACGCCGGCACCCGGGTCGCCGGGACCGGAGACGAGCCGGGCCGCGCCGATGACGCCGAAGATCAGGACGGCGATCACCAGCGCGACGCCGAGTCGGGACCGGAGGACCCGGGTGAACAGGAATTCCACCGCCCGCCGCACCGGGGTCACCTCGCCTCGGAGCGGATCCGCGGTGCCGGCCGGGCGGCCGGCGTGTCACGACCCGCCGAGTCCGGCCGGTAGACGGCGTAGGAGGGCACCTCCTCGGGCACGTCCGGCTCGGTCCAGGTGGACGGCGCGCGGCGCGGCCGGGGCGCGGTGGCGGGACGCCCACCCCGGCGCTCGGTCGCGGGCGCCTCGTCCGGCCGTTCCCGCCCGTCCGGTCGCTCCCGTTCCACGGTCGTAGCCGAGTGCGCCGGGTCCTCGTGCCGGGCCTCCGGCCGGAGGCTGCGCTGGTCGGCCACGACACCGCGCCGTCGGCCGAGCGCCGGCTCGTTGGTGCCGCCGGGCTCGGCCACGTCCAGCCGGGCGGCGACCCGCATGTCCCGGAAGAACCGGCGGTGCCAGGAGCCGGCCGAGCTGACCGCCTCGCTGCTGTCCTTGCCGCCGAGCTGGGTGATCCGGCGGTACGGGCGCAGCAGCAGCCACCCCACCACACCGCAGAGCCAGACCAGCACCACCTGGAGCCAGCCCGGCAGCGTGGCGGTGTTCATGATCAGATCGACCGCGAAGAGGTAGATGGCCGCGCCGGTGCCGAAGATGGCGATGTTGAACACGGCGGCCACCACGGCGTTCGCCAGCCGGCGGAGGCCGGCGCTGGCCGGGCGCATCAGACCGACCGTGCCGAGGATCGGTGCGGCGATCACCGCCCACCGGAAGATCAGGAAGCCGAGCAGCACCAGCACCGACGCGGTCAGGTCGAACATGGCGAAGAGCAGCGAGGCCAGGACCGCGATGAAGCCGGCCCCGATCCGGTCCATGTCCTTGGTGCCCTGGAGATACTCGTACGCCTCCGGGTCCTCCGACTTGACCTGCTCGGCGACCCGGGCCCACTGCTGCTGCTTCGCCTTGATCACGACATCGCGGGTGGCCGGCTTGGCGCGGATGGACTCGGCCTCGCCCCAGGTCAGGGACTTGGCGTCGTAGAGCGCCGGGCCGTACTTCTTCGCGGTCTCGCTGTCCGCCGAGCCGAGCACGCCCCGCAGCCAGTTGCGGTAGAGCATGGTCTCGGTGGCGGTGTCGCTGGCCCGTACGGCGGGTGGGCGCTTGTCGACACAGGCGCTCGGGTTGGGCAGGACGCACTTGTCCGGTGGGATGTCCTTCGTGGCGGGGCCGACCGCGTCGTGCACCACGCCGAGCGTGGTGATCAACGTGCTGTCGGCGATGTTCGCGGACTTCACCGGCCAGGCCGCCAGCGCGGTCACCGCCACCATCACCAGGATGGCCCAGCCGGCCGTGGTCATCGCGTTGCTCATGTCCGACTGGCGGGAGCGCCACAACAGGTAGAGGCCGACGACGCAGATGGTGATGATGCCGAAGACGCTGAACACCTTCTGGTAGACCGCCTTGGTGGCCTGCTCCACCAGCGGATCCGCCCAGCGCCACATGGTCCGGGGGTCCCAGGCGCGTTCCCGCAACGCGTTCGACGCGCCGATCACCGCGTTGGCGAACATGAACTCGCCGTTCGCCACCATGGTGGTGAAGCGGTAGTCCGGATGGAGCACCGACGAGGCGCAGCCGCCGTCCACGTCGTACGTGGTGTAGCTGTAACCGGCGTATCCGTAGTCGCTGTAGAGCCCTTTCGGGCCGGGCTCCTTGGCGGAGTCGGGCCGGGACGCGAACCAGCCGGCCAGGCCGGAGTCCGGCGCGCCGGGCACCGGCGCGTTACGGCACTCGACCTGGTCCTCGCTGACCGCCTTGAGCCGGTTGACGCAGGCGCGGAAGTCGGTCTGCCACTCCTTCGTGCTGCACAGCTCGGCCCGCGCCTGGGCGGTCGGGCCGGCGGCGTACGCGGGTGTGCCGCCGATCAGCGGCCAGGAGATCGTGGCCCCGGCGAGTACGCCGAGAGCGATGAGGAGCGCCGTGATCCGTGCCCGGGCCCTCGCCATGTCACGCCTCCAGATCAGCCAGCACGGTCGGCAGTTGCCCCGCGGCCTGGGCGACCGCGGTGGGGGTGGTGTCCAGGTGCTTGAGCAGCCCGTCGACGTACGACACGTCGACCCGGACCTTCTGCACGCGTCCGTCGACGTCGCGCATGACGAACTCACGGAACCCGAGCCGGTTGGCGGAGCCGCTGTCGGCCTGGGAGAGCGAGGCGAGTGTCGCCTCGTAGCCGTCGTCGACCGGGACCCGCAGCAGCCGCAGCGCCTCGGAGGCGATCTCGCTGTCCTCGGCGATCCGGCCGACGAAGACGGTGGAGACGAGGTTCTGCACGTCGAGGCCGAGGATGTCCTTCGGGTTCTGCGAGGCGACGAGCGCGGCCAGGTTCCACTTGCGGGAGTCGCGGGCGAGGCGGACCAGGAACGACCGGCCGGAGCGCCAGCCCTCCATGAAGTGCGCCTCGTCCAGGCCGACCAGCTTGCGGGAGGACATCGAGCCGCCGTAGCAGCGGCGGACCGCGAGCCGGTGCGCGGTGTGCAGCATCGGCAGGGCCAGCGCCTCCTCGGCCGACCAGTATTCCCGCTCGATCTTGAGGTCGGGCAGCCGGAGCCCGGCCATCGTGATCACGGTGAGCGCGGCGTCGGCGCCGAGCAGCCCCTCCGGCGGTCGGCCGAAGAAGAGCATGGCCAGCGGCATCTCGGCGGTGTCGAGGAGCAGGTTGGCCAGCTCGCGGCCGGCGTCGTCGTCGAGCCCCTGGAGGCAGGCGACCACGTCGTCCAGGGTGGACGTCTCCTCGGCCGGCACCTGGCGCACCGCGTGCCGGAACAGCGTGGCGGTGGACGCCTCCCGGGCCACCTGCGGCGGCACCAGCATCATGCAGATGTCCTGTACGAGCATGCGGCGTTCGGCCCGGGCGTTGGAGACGGCGATCTCGAACTCCCGGTCGCCGGCCGGCCCGGTGGTGAACTCGCTGCGCAGCGGCGTCGGGATCAGCGCGTACGGCGCCAGCGTGCCCTGCTCGGAACCGGTCAGGTTGAGCACCCGCGAGTAGGGCGCCAGCTCGGGCATGGCGCAGAGCCGGGCCAGCGGGCCGGACGGGTCGAGCAGCGTCACCTGCACGCCCCGTCGCGCGGACAGGTAGCCGAGCGCGCCGAGCAGGGTGGACTTGCCGCCGCCCGGCTCGGCGACGAAGACGGCGAGGCCGGAGCGCTCCCGCACCTCCATCGGGAAGTGCAGGTCGAGGAAGACCGGGCGGCGGCAGGTGCCGGCGGTCCGGCCGATCAGGTCGCCGCGCCGGTCGCCGACGGTGCTCGCGGCCTGCGGCAGCGCGGCGGCGAGCAGGTTGACCGGCATCCGCCGGACGTAGCCGGTGTTGGCGATCGGCTCGCCGGGGATGAACTCGCGGGCCAGCCAATCCTGGTTCTTCGGGTGCTGGAGCGAGATCCGCAGCTCGCGGGAGTAGAGCTGGATGAGCCGGCGGGCCCGCTCCAGGCACTCTTCCCGGGTGCGGCCGCCGACCGCGATGCGGTGCCAGCCGTGCGCGCGGGCGGAGTCGACCGGCAGCCCGGTGGTCATCTCGTCGCCGATCACCAGCGCCCGCTTGGCCAGCCGTTCCAGCTCGGGCGGGGCGTCGATGCCGTGTTCGGCGTAGTCGAGCTGCTGGGAGCGGATCATCCGGAGCCGGTGTTCGAGGTTCCGGAAGGAGTCGTTGGGGCCGAGGATGTCGACCCGGGTGGACAGCTCCATCGGCCACGGCAGCCGCTCGTGGAAGTGCAGCCACGGCTCGTGCCGCTCGGGGATCTCCAGCGGCTCCATCCGGCCGACCGCGAGCACGGCCACGTGCCGCTCCTCGCCGGTCATCCGGTTGACCAGCTTGACCGTCGAGCCGTAGGGGGTGCGGTAGCGCTCCACCTGCTCGGTGAGGGCCAGCAGGTCGCCGCGTTCCCACCGGCCGTTGGTGATCGGGGAGAGCACGCCGGGCGGCGCCATGCAGAGCGCCACCGAGCGGTAGAGCAGCCATTCCAGCTCGGGCGCGCTGACCCGGCGACCGCGCATGCCGAACGCGCCGAGCACCTCGTCGAACTGCTCGACGGTGCGGCCGAGTCGGCGTCGTTCGCCGTCGGCGGTGCCCCGGCCGAAGGTGCGCAGCAGCCGCTCGGTGAGCGAGTCGCCGAGCGACCGGCGGGCGAAGGTGACGCCGAGGTAGGTCTGGCCCTCGGCGTGGTTGACCGACATCAGGTGCCGCTGGGCGGCGACCAGGTGGTCGGCCCAGCCGGTGGTGCCGGGCACGTCGGGCAGCGGCGAGGCGGTGAGCCCGTCGATGGTGCGGGCCCACTCGTCGGCCGGGAAGGGCCGGGTGGTGCGGCGCAGGTGCAGCCGGAACCCGGCCAGGCCGGCGTACTGCTCGGAGATCGCCGAGAGCAGCGCCTCGCGTTCCGCGTCCGGGCGGAACGCCCAGCGCACCTCGGGTAGCCAGTACCACGCGGTGACCGTGTTGGGGGTGAAGGTGAGGTGCCCGGCGATCTCGGTGATGGCCAGCTCGACCGAGGGGTCCCGATCGCCGAACTTGATCTTCGGAGCGCGGACCCGGACCGGTTTGGCCGGCTTGTTCCGGCGGTCGGCGGAACGCTGCCGGGGCGGGGTCACCTCCCGGTGCGCGGGCCGGCCGACCTCGCGCGACGGCGCGGCCGGCATCGGGTACGCGTCCACCGGGTCGGGCGTCGGCTCCCGCCGGTCGGTGTGGCGGGCGGGGGCGCGCACCTCGACGGGCGCCGCGGGACCGGCGACGGGTTCGGTGGCCGGCTCCGGCTCGGCGGTGGGCCGGAGCGCGGGCAGCCGGTCACCGGCCTGCACCGGCACCCGACCACGGGTGGCGGGTGGCGGTTCGAGCGCGGGCGGCGGCGTGGGCGCGGTGATCGCGGGCTCCGGGCGGGGCGACCCACCGCGCGTACACCGGGGTGTGCTCCCGGACCGGCGGCTCGGGTGCGGCCGGCGGCGCCGCCTCGACCGGCGCGACGGGCTGGTGCGGGATCGGCAGGGCGTCACGGCCCACTCCGCGCCGGGGTGGCGCCACCACCGGTTCCACCTGGGCGGCCGGCGGGGTGGCCGGGGCGATCGGGCGTCGGGCCCGGGGTGACGCGCCGCCGAACAGGTCGAGGAAGGGCGAGTCGATGTCGCCGTCGGGGCGGACCGGCTCGCGGGGTTCGGCGCCGCGCGGGGCGAGGGGGCGGGGTGGCTGGAAGACGCCGACCCGGCCGTGCCCCGGACTGGTGACGAGCGCGGTGTCCAGGACGACCTCGTCCATCTCCTCGTCGGACGGGTAGTCGAATGATCGCGCACGGTGACCGGGCGTGCCGGCCGGACGCCCGGCCGGGGATCCCGGCGTGGAAGAGCGACTCATGCGACCGCCTCACCCGCGTCGTACGTCTGCACCGTCGGTGTACGCCCGGTCATGCCAGTTCCTCCCGGATCCTGATCCGGCTCGCGACGAGGCGCGGGTCCCGCAGCTCGGCGGCCGGCTCCCGGGTGCGTCGCCAGTCGGTCAGCGCGGTCCGGATGACCATGCGCGCCGGCCGGTCCGGGTCGACGTACCGGAAGATGAACGAGGTCGTCACGATGGCGAGTGAGATCTCCCAGGCGGGGAAGAGCTCGACCTGGAGCGTGAACAACCAGTGGATGAACACGTAGAGGGGTACGAGCAGCATGAACAGGCCGTACTGGGCGTACGGCAGGTGGACGGGAAGGGTGTAGCCGGGCGGGCCCAGGTAGACCAGGCGTGCCCGGTAGATGTCGTCGTCGGTGCGCAGCCGCATCGTCGCCCAACGCCCTACTCGAAGATGAGGTTGATCAGGTAGTCGCCGACGAAGAAGAGTGTGGCCGCGCCGGCGATGAAGGCCAACCCGATGATGGCGATGGCCGAGCTGGTCAGCACCTTGGAGATCTCACCCCGGCTGGCGCGGCCGATGAAGATCACGCCGAGCACGGCGAGCAGGATCGGCGCGACCTTGCTGGCGAAGAAGGTGACGACGTTGTCGGTGTCGATGCCCTTCGGGGCCGGCTCGGCGAGTGGAGTCGACGCCAGGGTATGGAGCGCGTGGTCGACGGCGGTCGTCGCCGTTGCCATGAGCTCGATGGCGATCACTGGAAACCTCCCCAAAGGTCGCGGCCGGCGGTGCCGCGGTGGTGCAGTTAGGCAAGCCTGGCGGGATGGTGCTCGTCAGGAACAGCGCACTCGACGCTGAGTCCGTCACTCGCCACGCAGGGTGGTGAGTCCTGGGCGGATTCGTCCCGCTTCGGCCCTCCCTCCAGGCTTCGCCATCTCGATGCTGGGCAATTCCAAAGCGTACGGGCCGGCCACCTTTGCGACAAGCCGCGAAGAGTCGACCCGGATCGACCCGGACGACCGATCGTACACCCGTTCTAACGCGCACGTCAGGGCCGCCGGATCCGGCGCACGCCCGGTCGCCGGAAGCCCTGCCGGCGAACGGTACTGTCGGGTCCGTGACCGATCTGGTACGAGCGGACGCCCCGGTGGTGATGGGCGTCCTCAACGTCACCCCCGACTCCTTCTCCGACGGCGGCAGATACGCCGATCTGGCCGCCGCCGTCGCACACGGGGTGCGACTGCGCGACGCCGGCGCGGACCTCGTCGACGTCGGCGGCGAGTCCACCCGGCCCGGCGCCGACCGGATCGACGCGGAGACCGAGATCGCCCGGGTGTTGCCGGTGGTCCGCGAGCTGAGCGCCGCCGGCATCCCGGTCAGCATCGACACCAGCCGGGCGCGGGTCGCCGAGGCCGCGCTCGCCGCCGGCGCGGACGTGGTGAACGACGTCTCCGGCGGGCTCGCCGACCCGGACATGGCCCGGGTGGTCCGCGACGGCGGCTGCCCCTGGGTGCTCATGCACTGGCGGGGGCACTCGCGGCAGATGCGCGACCTGGCCACGTACACCGACGTGCTGGCCGACGTCCGGGCCGAGCTGGGGCAGCGGGTCGACGCGGCGCTCGCCGCCGGCGTCGCCGCCGACCGGATCATCGTCGACCCGGGGCTCGGCTTCGCCAAGACCGCCGCGCACAACTGGGAACTCAGCGCCCGCCTGCCCGAACTGGTCGACCTCGGCTTCCCGTTGCTGTTCGGGGCCAGCCGCAAGTCCTACCTGGGCCGGCTGCTCGCCGACCCGGCCGGCGCGCCCCGCCCCACCGCCGAGCGGGAGGCCGCGACGGTCGCGACGAGCGTGCTGGCGGTGGCCGCCGGCGCCTGGGGGGTACGCGTGCACGACGTCCGGGGCACCGCCGACGCGCTCGCCGTCTGGCGGGCCACCGGCAGCCCGCGGCTGACGACCGCCGCGCGGGCCGACGCGACCGCCGGCGCCGGGAACGGAGGGGACCGATGACCGACCGGATCGAGCTGACCGGCCTGCGCGCGCACGGCCGGCACGGCGTCTACGACTTCGAGCGGGCCCAGGGGCAGGAGTTCGTGGTCGACGCGGTGCTCGAACTCGACCTGGCCCCGGCCGCCCGCTCCGACGAGGTGACCGACACCGTGCACTACGGCGAGCTGGCCGAGAAGCTGGTCGCGGTCGTCACCGGCGAGCCGGTGAACCTGATCGAGACGCTGGCCGACCGGCTGCTGGCGATCTGCCTGGCCGAGCCCCGGGTGGCCGCCGCGACGGTGACCGTGCACAAGCCAGAGGCCCCGATCCCGCACACCTTCCGGGACGTGGCCGTCAGCATGCGGCGTACCCGGTGACCCGGGCCGTGCTGTCGATCGGCAGCAACCTGGGCGACCGCCTCGACCACCTGCGTGGCGCGGTGGCCGCGCTCGGCGACGACGTGCTGCTGGTCTCCGGCGTCTACGAGACTCCACCGTGGGGGGACGCGGCGCAGCCGGCGTACCTGAACGCGGCGGTGATGGTCGCGGACCCGGCGGCGGCGCCGGGCGACTGGCTGGCGCGGGCCCGGGCCGCGGAGGCGGCGGCCGGGCGGACCCGCGACCCGGCCCGGCGGTACGGGCCGCGCACGCTGGACGTGGACGTGATCGCGGTCTGGGACTCCGCCGGGCAGCCGGTGCTCGCCGACGACCCCGAGCTGACCCTGCCGCACCCGCGGGCCCACCTGCGCGCCTTCGTGCTGCGGCCGTGGATCGACATCGAGCCGCACGGCAAGCTGCCCGGGCACGGCTGGCTGACCGACCTGCTCAACGCCGAGCCGCTGGCCGCCGACGCCCTGGAACTGAGCCCACGCCCCGATCTGACGCTAGAGTCGGACGCATGAGTACGGCCCGGAACCCGCAGGACCCCGACCGCTTCCGGATGGGTCCGACCCGGGTCTCCACGCTGGTGGTGGCCGGGCTGGCCGCCGCCGCGGTGGCCTGGCTGCTGATCAGCGGCCTCTACTACGACTTCGCCCCGGACCTGCCCTGGCTGCCGGTGATCACGCTGGCCGGGCTGGCCGTGCTGGAGGCCTACGCGGCGGTCAACACCCGCAGCCGGATCGAGCGGCGGCCCGGCCGGGAGCCGGTGAACCCGCTGCTGGTCGCCCGGTTCGTGGTGCTCGCCAAGGCGTCCGCGCTGGCCGGGGCCATCTTCACCGGGTTCTACGCCGGGCTCACCGGTTGGCTGTTCGTGGAGCGGACCAACGCCGCCGTCAGCGACCGGCCCGCCGCGGTGGCCGGGCTGGTCGCCTCGCTGGCCCTGGTCACGGCCGCGCTCTGGTTGGAGCGCTCGTGCCGGGTGCCCGAGCAGGAGGACGACGAGGACCGCGAGCCGGGCGACCGGGAGACGCCGCGCGGGCGTCGCTGATCGTAGGGTTCCCCCACCCCCCGCCCGCAGGTACCGTCCCTGGCGACCGGAGAGCGACGGCCGCCGCCGGTCCGCCCGCCGAGTGGGCCGGACGCGGCCACCTGGGAGGCACGGGCACATGGGGTACGACGAGTCGGGCCGGACGGTCCCACCGGAGACGTCGTCCGGCGTGCCCGCCGCGGTGCTGGAGAACGTCTTCGACGACCCGTCGCACGGCGAGCCCGGCCGGGACCGGATCGCGGTGCACGTGGTCTGGGAGTTCCTGCTGCTCGCCGGCCTGGTGACGGTGACCTGGCTGCTCTGGCGGGAGGACTCCGACGCGTTGCGCGGCGGCGCGCTGAAGACGCTGCTGGTCGACGTGGCCGGGCTCGGCCTGCTCACCCTGGCCGCCGGCCTGAGCCTGCGGGCGGCGGCGGTGAACCTGGCGATCGGCCCGGTCGCCCTGGCCGCCGCGCTGCACTACGCCGAGCAGGGTGACCAGGGCGCCCGGGAGGCGCTGCTGCCGGCGCTCGCGGTGGCGGCGGCCGGCGGGTTGGCGATCGCCCTGGCCGTGGTGGTGCTGCACGTGCCCGGCTGGGCGGCGAGCCTGGCCGGCGCGGCCGGCGTGATCGTCTGGCTGGAGCGGCGGACCGCCCCGGTCACCGTCCAGGGCGACTACGACCCCCGGCGCACCGCGCTCTACCTCTTCGTCGGCTTCGCCGCGGTGGCCGTCCTCGGTGGCCTCTTCGGCGCGATCAAACCGGTGCGTCGGCTGATCGGCCGGTTCCGTCCGGTCGCCGACCCGGCCCGGCGGCGCGGCGCGGTGGCCGCGACGGTGACCGCGCTGGCGATCGTCGGCTCCACGGTGCTGGCCATGTTCGGCGGGATGCTGATCGCCGCGAACGGCGACGGCACGGTCACCCCGGGCACCGGCCTGGACTGGTCGGTGCTGGCGGTCGGCACGGTGCTGCTCGGCGGCACCAGCGCGTACGGCCGGCGCGGCGGCATCTTCGGCGCGCTGCTCTCGGTCTGCCTGGTGGTGGTGTTCCTGGCCTGGACCGTGGCGCACGACTGGACGGTCAGCCGCTGGGCGGTCGGCGG encodes:
- a CDS encoding MFS transporter, with translation MARARARITALLIALGVLAGATISWPLIGGTPAYAAGPTAQARAELCSTKEWQTDFRACVNRLKAVSEDQVECRNAPVPGAPDSGLAGWFASRPDSAKEPGPKGLYSDYGYAGYSYTTYDVDGGCASSVLHPDYRFTTMVANGEFMFANAVIGASNALRERAWDPRTMWRWADPLVEQATKAVYQKVFSVFGIITICVVGLYLLWRSRQSDMSNAMTTAGWAILVMVAVTALAAWPVKSANIADSTLITTLGVVHDAVGPATKDIPPDKCVLPNPSACVDKRPPAVRASDTATETMLYRNWLRGVLGSADSETAKKYGPALYDAKSLTWGEAESIRAKPATRDVVIKAKQQQWARVAEQVKSEDPEAYEYLQGTKDMDRIGAGFIAVLASLLFAMFDLTASVLVLLGFLIFRWAVIAAPILGTVGLMRPASAGLRRLANAVVAAVFNIAIFGTGAAIYLFAVDLIMNTATLPGWLQVVLVWLCGVVGWLLLRPYRRITQLGGKDSSEAVSSAGSWHRRFFRDMRVAARLDVAEPGGTNEPALGRRRGVVADQRSLRPEARHEDPAHSATTVERERPDGRERPDEAPATERRGGRPATAPRPRRAPSTWTEPDVPEEVPSYAVYRPDSAGRDTPAARPAPRIRSEAR
- a CDS encoding ATP-binding protein → MRDHSTTRPTRRWTRSSWTPRSSPVRGTAGSASSSHPAPSPRAAPNPASRSAPTATSTRPSSTCSAARHPGPDARSPRPPRRPPRWNRWWRHPGAEWAVTPCRSRTSPSRRSRRRRRPHPSRRSGSTPRCTRGGSPRPEPAITAPTPPPALEPPPATRGRVPVQAGDRLPALRPTAEPEPATEPVAGPAAPVEVRAPARHTDRREPTPDPVDAYPMPAAPSREVGRPAHREVTPPRQRSADRRNKPAKPVRVRAPKIKFGDRDPSVELAITEIAGHLTFTPNTVTAWYWLPEVRWAFRPDAEREALLSAISEQYAGLAGFRLHLRRTTRPFPADEWARTIDGLTASPLPDVPGTTGWADHLVAAQRHLMSVNHAEGQTYLGVTFARRSLGDSLTERLLRTFGRGTADGERRRLGRTVEQFDEVLGAFGMRGRRVSAPELEWLLYRSVALCMAPPGVLSPITNGRWERGDLLALTEQVERYRTPYGSTVKLVNRMTGEERHVAVLAVGRMEPLEIPERHEPWLHFHERLPWPMELSTRVDILGPNDSFRNLEHRLRMIRSQQLDYAEHGIDAPPELERLAKRALVIGDEMTTGLPVDSARAHGWHRIAVGGRTREECLERARRLIQLYSRELRISLQHPKNQDWLAREFIPGEPIANTGYVRRMPVNLLAAALPQAASTVGDRRGDLIGRTAGTCRRPVFLDLHFPMEVRERSGLAVFVAEPGGGKSTLLGALGYLSARRGVQVTLLDPSGPLARLCAMPELAPYSRVLNLTGSEQGTLAPYALIPTPLRSEFTTGPAGDREFEIAVSNARAERRMLVQDICMMLVPPQVAREASTATLFRHAVRQVPAEETSTLDDVVACLQGLDDDAGRELANLLLDTAEMPLAMLFFGRPPEGLLGADAALTVITMAGLRLPDLKIEREYWSAEEALALPMLHTAHRLAVRRCYGGSMSSRKLVGLDEAHFMEGWRSGRSFLVRLARDSRKWNLAALVASQNPKDILGLDVQNLVSTVFVGRIAEDSEIASEALRLLRVPVDDGYEATLASLSQADSGSANRLGFREFVMRDVDGRVQKVRVDVSYVDGLLKHLDTTPTAVAQAAGQLPTVLADLEA
- the folP gene encoding dihydropteroate synthase; translation: MTDLVRADAPVVMGVLNVTPDSFSDGGRYADLAAAVAHGVRLRDAGADLVDVGGESTRPGADRIDAETEIARVLPVVRELSAAGIPVSIDTSRARVAEAALAAGADVVNDVSGGLADPDMARVVRDGGCPWVLMHWRGHSRQMRDLATYTDVLADVRAELGQRVDAALAAGVAADRIIVDPGLGFAKTAAHNWELSARLPELVDLGFPLLFGASRKSYLGRLLADPAGAPRPTAEREAATVATSVLAVAAGAWGVRVHDVRGTADALAVWRATGSPRLTTAARADATAGAGNGGDR
- the folB gene encoding dihydroneopterin aldolase, coding for MTDRIELTGLRAHGRHGVYDFERAQGQEFVVDAVLELDLAPAARSDEVTDTVHYGELAEKLVAVVTGEPVNLIETLADRLLAICLAEPRVAAATVTVHKPEAPIPHTFRDVAVSMRRTR
- the folK gene encoding 2-amino-4-hydroxy-6-hydroxymethyldihydropteridine diphosphokinase, whose amino-acid sequence is MTRAVLSIGSNLGDRLDHLRGAVAALGDDVLLVSGVYETPPWGDAAQPAYLNAAVMVADPAAAPGDWLARARAAEAAAGRTRDPARRYGPRTLDVDVIAVWDSAGQPVLADDPELTLPHPRAHLRAFVLRPWIDIEPHGKLPGHGWLTDLLNAEPLAADALELSPRPDLTLESDA
- a CDS encoding DUF3180 domain-containing protein, whose translation is MGPTRVSTLVVAGLAAAAVAWLLISGLYYDFAPDLPWLPVITLAGLAVLEAYAAVNTRSRIERRPGREPVNPLLVARFVVLAKASALAGAIFTGFYAGLTGWLFVERTNAAVSDRPAAVAGLVASLALVTAALWLERSCRVPEQEDDEDREPGDRETPRGRR
- a CDS encoding ABC transporter permease; its protein translation is MGYDESGRTVPPETSSGVPAAVLENVFDDPSHGEPGRDRIAVHVVWEFLLLAGLVTVTWLLWREDSDALRGGALKTLLVDVAGLGLLTLAAGLSLRAAAVNLAIGPVALAAALHYAEQGDQGAREALLPALAVAAAGGLAIALAVVVLHVPGWAASLAGAAGVIVWLERRTAPVTVQGDYDPRRTALYLFVGFAAVAVLGGLFGAIKPVRRLIGRFRPVADPARRRGAVAATVTALAIVGSTVLAMFGGMLIAANGDGTVTPGTGLDWSVLAVGTVLLGGTSAYGRRGGIFGALLSVCLVVVFLAWTVAHDWTVSRWAVGGAALGAGLLVTRLVETFGRPRPAPPGPGASGPPRPTGDGTLSSGWAMTPAPEPADTWPSVLPVRGDTDTPVDAWEAPRWESEPRRWDADGR